A single genomic interval of Spirosoma linguale DSM 74 harbors:
- a CDS encoding putative aminopeptidase precursor (KEGG: sbm:Shew185_0655 putative aminopeptidase precursor) — MALARGSALARNYLISGLYSVICLILRSYQYFFMKKIALWAGLWALSLASFAQTAPSSTPGSKYDPLALFHPLFNMQPGNDYRTGSGAPGPRYWQNRSDYQINVTLDDQQNTITGEVTITYKNNSPETLPYLWLQLDQNAFSDTSRASKTTPISGGRFGNLGFSGGLTITSVTVDAGKGKFSTMPYTITDTRMQVRLTEPVKANGDVVKVKVAYSFKIPEYGSDRMGQLKRKDGIIYEIAQWYPRMCVYDDIEGWNVLPYLGAGEFYLDYGDYEYTVTAPWNHIVVGSGELLNPNEVLTAEQLKRLDQARKSDKTVIIRGKDEVNNPDSRPKRTGTLTWKFRCLNTRDVAWASSKAFVWDAAKMNLPSGKPALAQSVYPAESATNDSWNRSTEYVKGCVEFYSNYLYEFSYPVATNVAGIVGGMEYPGIIFCDHKDKKDALWGVTDHEFGHNWFPMIVGNNERKFPWMDEGFNTFINTLSTANFNKGEYDRERGTMHDIAPALFYPAEPIMTIPDVQQSRALGILAYYKPGMGLKLLRDVILGADRFDYAFKNYVSRWAFKHPTPYDFFRTMEDGAGEDLGWFWRGYFYETWKLDQSVKEVKYVDGAADKGSLISIENLDKLAMPVTIEVTESNGKKGRVNLPIEVWQRGGTWTFKYNSTSPLKTVVVDPDQKLPDINSKNNVWRAEAQ, encoded by the coding sequence ATGGCTTTGGCTCGGGGCTCCGCTCTCGCCAGGAATTATCTGATTTCGGGGCTTTATAGCGTTATTTGTTTAATACTACGTTCGTATCAATATTTTTTCATGAAAAAAATCGCTCTCTGGGCAGGATTGTGGGCATTGAGCCTCGCATCCTTTGCCCAAACTGCACCTTCGTCAACGCCGGGTTCGAAATACGATCCGCTGGCACTCTTTCACCCGCTCTTCAACATGCAGCCCGGTAATGATTACCGGACGGGGAGTGGGGCACCGGGACCGCGTTACTGGCAAAACCGCTCCGATTATCAGATTAACGTCACCCTCGATGATCAGCAGAATACGATTACCGGTGAGGTGACGATTACGTACAAGAACAACTCCCCCGAAACACTGCCTTACCTGTGGTTGCAGTTGGATCAAAACGCCTTTAGCGACACGTCACGGGCTTCTAAAACGACCCCTATTTCGGGTGGTCGCTTCGGGAATCTGGGCTTTTCGGGTGGGCTGACCATCACCAGCGTGACGGTTGATGCTGGCAAGGGCAAATTCTCGACCATGCCCTACACCATCACCGACACCCGGATGCAGGTACGCCTGACCGAACCCGTAAAGGCCAATGGCGATGTGGTGAAAGTGAAAGTAGCTTATTCATTTAAAATCCCCGAGTACGGCTCCGACCGTATGGGCCAGCTGAAACGTAAAGACGGGATTATCTACGAAATAGCCCAATGGTACCCCCGCATGTGCGTTTATGACGACATCGAAGGCTGGAACGTGTTACCTTACCTGGGTGCGGGCGAGTTTTACCTCGACTATGGCGATTATGAATACACCGTCACCGCTCCCTGGAACCACATTGTAGTGGGCTCGGGCGAGTTGCTCAACCCAAACGAGGTGCTGACCGCCGAGCAGCTCAAACGGCTCGATCAGGCCCGAAAAAGCGACAAGACGGTCATTATCCGGGGGAAAGACGAAGTGAACAATCCGGATTCCCGACCTAAGCGGACGGGTACACTGACCTGGAAATTCCGATGCCTCAACACCCGTGATGTAGCGTGGGCTTCGTCCAAAGCGTTTGTGTGGGATGCCGCTAAAATGAACTTGCCTAGCGGTAAGCCCGCACTGGCTCAGTCGGTATATCCGGCCGAAAGTGCCACGAACGATTCCTGGAATCGCTCGACCGAATATGTGAAAGGCTGTGTCGAGTTTTATTCGAACTACCTCTATGAGTTCAGTTATCCGGTGGCTACTAACGTAGCAGGTATCGTTGGTGGAATGGAGTACCCCGGTATCATCTTCTGCGACCACAAAGACAAGAAAGATGCGCTTTGGGGCGTAACCGATCACGAATTTGGTCACAACTGGTTCCCGATGATCGTGGGTAATAACGAACGGAAATTCCCCTGGATGGACGAAGGCTTCAATACCTTTATCAACACGTTATCGACGGCTAATTTCAACAAAGGCGAGTACGACCGGGAGCGGGGTACCATGCACGATATTGCTCCCGCCCTGTTCTACCCGGCCGAGCCGATCATGACCATTCCGGATGTTCAGCAGTCGCGGGCGCTGGGTATTCTGGCGTATTATAAGCCGGGCATGGGACTCAAACTCCTGCGTGATGTGATTCTTGGGGCCGACCGCTTCGATTACGCCTTCAAAAACTATGTGAGCCGCTGGGCCTTCAAGCACCCGACACCGTATGATTTCTTCCGTACGATGGAAGATGGCGCGGGTGAAGACCTTGGCTGGTTCTGGCGCGGGTATTTCTACGAAACGTGGAAGCTGGACCAGAGCGTAAAGGAAGTGAAGTATGTGGATGGCGCTGCCGATAAAGGCTCGCTGATCTCCATCGAAAACCTCGATAAACTGGCGATGCCGGTTACCATTGAAGTGACCGAATCGAACGGAAAGAAAGGCCGCGTAAACCTGCCCATCGAAGTATGGCAGCGGGGTGGTACCTGGACGTTCAAATACAACTCGACATCTCCCCTAAAGACGGTCGTTGTTGACCCCGACCAGAAACTGCCGGACATCAACAGCAAAAACAACGTCTGGCGGGCAGAAGCACAGTAG
- a CDS encoding cytochrome c oxidase, subunit III (KEGG: mes:Meso_2476 cytochrome c oxidase, subunit III), translating into MSNLITKRREPFRFMVWMGIASSIILFTMLLVAYVVRSTAPGWANIKLPNVFLVSTGVILLSSLTLKNAIQAFKHERFGSYRTNIATTFGLGILFIILQAWGWRQMVRAGVGLQGNPAGGFIYIISGIHLLHILVGLIFLAILLAEALRRRLYIDSFVYSVNPPNSLKIRLISLYWHFVDILWIGLFIFLAIHHGLDLRLSL; encoded by the coding sequence ATGAGCAATTTAATAACGAAACGGCGTGAGCCGTTCCGCTTTATGGTTTGGATGGGTATTGCCAGTAGTATCATACTATTCACGATGCTGCTCGTTGCCTATGTAGTTCGCAGCACAGCACCAGGCTGGGCCAATATAAAGCTGCCAAACGTATTTCTAGTGAGTACGGGCGTTATCTTGCTGAGCAGCCTGACCCTGAAAAACGCCATTCAGGCCTTCAAACATGAACGGTTTGGCAGTTACCGGACCAACATTGCCACCACCTTTGGTTTAGGCATACTCTTTATAATCTTGCAGGCCTGGGGCTGGCGACAGATGGTGCGGGCGGGTGTCGGTCTGCAGGGTAACCCGGCTGGGGGCTTCATCTATATTATATCCGGCATTCACCTGCTACACATATTGGTTGGACTTATATTTCTGGCCATTCTCCTGGCCGAAGCTCTGCGCAGACGGCTCTACATCGACTCATTCGTCTACAGCGTAAATCCACCAAATTCATTGAAAATCAGGCTGATTTCGTTGTACTGGCATTTCGTCGACATTCTCTGGATTGGGCTGTTTATCTTTTTAGCCATTCATCATGGCCTCGATCTGCGGCTCTCGCTCTAG
- a CDS encoding 4-diphosphocytidyl-2C-methyl-D-erythritolkinase (TIGRFAM: 4-diphosphocytidyl-2C-methyl-D-erythritol kinase~PFAM: GHMP kinase; GHMP kinase domain protein~KEGG: dds:Ddes_1450 4-diphosphocytidyl-2C-methyl-D- erythritol kinase), translated as MLTFPTSKINLGLRITEKRPDGFHNLQSCFYPVGWGDILEVIPAPAHEVSFTSSGLPIPGNPEQNLCIRAYNLLKADFNLPPVQVHLHKLVPIGAGLGGGSADAAFALKLLNEQFALGLTNPQLEDYARLLGSDCAFFIQNRPLYCTQKGDVFSEIAVDLNGYYIVLVYPNLAISTAEAYAGIKPRQPEANLYEQLLEPVANWRHTIHNDFEDSLFPHYPILPQLKAQLYESGAVYASMSGSGSTVYGIFNAPVDMPNQFSDYRVWKGKL; from the coding sequence GTGCTTACGTTTCCAACCAGTAAAATCAACCTGGGCCTTCGTATTACGGAGAAGCGGCCCGATGGGTTTCATAATTTGCAATCGTGCTTTTATCCCGTAGGCTGGGGTGACATACTGGAAGTCATTCCTGCGCCAGCCCACGAAGTTAGCTTTACCAGCAGTGGGCTACCCATTCCGGGCAACCCGGAGCAAAACCTTTGTATCCGCGCCTATAATTTACTGAAAGCCGATTTCAATCTACCTCCGGTGCAGGTGCATCTGCACAAGCTGGTACCTATTGGGGCGGGTTTAGGCGGGGGATCGGCCGATGCAGCTTTTGCCCTGAAGTTGCTGAACGAGCAGTTTGCGCTCGGGCTAACAAACCCACAACTGGAAGACTATGCCCGGCTGCTGGGTAGCGACTGTGCATTTTTTATTCAGAACCGCCCGTTGTACTGCACCCAAAAAGGGGATGTGTTTTCGGAGATTGCCGTTGACCTGAACGGCTACTATATTGTACTCGTGTACCCTAACCTGGCTATTTCTACTGCCGAAGCCTACGCCGGAATTAAACCCCGCCAACCCGAAGCCAACCTGTATGAGCAGTTGCTGGAACCTGTTGCCAACTGGCGGCATACAATCCATAATGATTTCGAAGATAGCCTGTTCCCTCACTATCCCATATTGCCCCAACTGAAGGCACAACTCTACGAATCCGGGGCTGTGTATGCCAGCATGAGTGGCTCTGGGTCAACCGTCTACGGCATTTTTAATGCACCTGTCGATATGCCAAACCAATTTTCAGATTACCGCGTTTGGAAAGGAAAGTTGTAA
- a CDS encoding Beta-ketoacyl-acyl-carrier-protein synthase I (PFAM: 3-Oxoacyl-[acyl-carrier-protein (ACP)] synthase III domain protein; 3-Oxoacyl-[acyl-carrier- protein (ACP)] synthase III~KEGG: glo:Glov_0418 3-oxoacyl-(acyl-carrier- protein) synthase III), which translates to MYIHAVSHYLPSQVVGNEHFTNLNGLSSEWIIERTGIAERRKAGPGENTNTMTIEVVQRLSEKADLTNVDLIVGGTYTPYDTIVSLAHEAQHYLGIADIPVISISTACSSLLNAIEVVEGYFALNKATRALVIVSEHNTLYYNETDTISGHLWGDGAAALLITKERQSDGDFAIKALTTGGAAHTPKATTGVMMKPADGGVTMPHGRDVFINACLYMPKASLQVIEQCGLTLTDIDYILPHQANLRISRNVMKTLGLPEEKLISNIQRYGNTGCAGCAIALSEQWDTFQKGQRIVITVFGGGYSFGAMLVEV; encoded by the coding sequence ATGTACATACATGCAGTAAGCCATTATCTGCCTTCGCAGGTAGTTGGCAATGAACATTTTACCAACCTCAATGGCTTGTCCAGCGAGTGGATTATCGAACGTACGGGTATCGCAGAGCGACGCAAAGCCGGTCCTGGCGAGAATACGAATACCATGACAATTGAGGTTGTTCAGCGGCTTAGCGAAAAAGCTGACCTGACCAACGTCGATTTAATTGTTGGCGGTACCTACACGCCTTACGACACCATTGTTTCTCTGGCTCACGAAGCCCAGCATTACCTGGGTATTGCCGATATCCCCGTTATTTCGATCTCGACAGCCTGTTCGTCGTTGCTAAACGCCATTGAAGTAGTAGAAGGGTATTTTGCGCTGAACAAAGCAACCCGTGCGCTCGTCATCGTGTCGGAGCACAATACGCTTTATTATAACGAGACCGATACGATCTCAGGCCATTTGTGGGGTGATGGAGCGGCTGCGCTGCTCATTACGAAGGAACGCCAGAGTGACGGCGACTTTGCTATAAAAGCATTAACGACCGGTGGGGCGGCTCATACGCCCAAAGCCACTACGGGGGTGATGATGAAACCGGCCGATGGGGGCGTTACCATGCCGCACGGACGGGATGTATTCATTAATGCCTGCCTCTACATGCCCAAAGCCAGTTTACAGGTAATTGAGCAATGTGGCCTGACCCTCACCGATATAGATTACATTCTACCCCACCAGGCTAATCTGCGTATCTCGCGCAATGTCATGAAAACTTTGGGGCTGCCGGAAGAAAAGCTCATCTCCAACATACAACGCTACGGAAACACCGGTTGCGCCGGTTGCGCCATCGCCCTGTCCGAACAGTGGGATACGTTCCAGAAAGGCCAGCGGATCGTAATCACCGTCTTTGGTGGCGGCTACTCCTTCGGAGCGATGCTGGTAGAGGTGTAA